Proteins from a genomic interval of Musa acuminata AAA Group cultivar baxijiao chromosome BXJ1-9, Cavendish_Baxijiao_AAA, whole genome shotgun sequence:
- the LOC135593947 gene encoding subtilisin-like protease 4, with the protein MDDYDTGRFQFCVLLLFLCGLAGAVKGDDQLLLPIVDDRWGNSNGLQTFIVNVEEPEDVELLSSRELKQWHESFLPNATLDSGEPRLIYSYRHAISGFAAKLTPEEVRAMEAMEGFVYARPDRTMRIETTYTPRFLGISKPGGAWDSGNMGEGVIIGVIDTGIAADHYSFSDDGMPPPPAKFKGSCGPFSKVTCNNKIIGARGFNYGPDTAVDDDGHGTHVASIAAGNFYNRAEVLGMAAGTASGMAPRAHLSIYKVCYSDGCWKSNILSGIDQAIKDEVDIIQMSIGGNSTPRFNDDGVVHGSLSALRRGISAVASAGNQGPNHLTLSHDAPWVLTVGASSTDRRIRATVKLGNGMELDGESAYQPTSFDSSVMLPIVYGLFCNDSSQLNHISGKIVLCEPGDIANIEKGKLILRARGAAMILMNPPSRGNTTGSEAHVLPASSLSYNDSMKVVSYYSTAGASVAATIVFKGTVFNSRPSPAVASFSSRGPGTRNGGILKPDVVAPGVNILAAWPFEVGPGAATRSKSAFNFLSGTSMAAPHVSGITALIRKQHPHWSPSAIQSAIITSADDRDLDGNYLMDQQSGGTADVVAVGAGQLNGPRALDPGLVYEIDMGIYPAYLCSLGYTETEVRILWGKNVYCRNQQHVDASQLNYPSITIDYRKTKYVISVKRTVKNVAAGGVEHYHARMTIPPGVTMALSTNALRFSRPDEQQSYHVTFDIDPAASPTFPYSRGKLEWVSAKHLVTTPIAVYWR; encoded by the coding sequence ATGGATGACTACGATACAGGTCGGTTCCAGTTCTGCGTTCTCTTGTTGTTCTTGTGTGGTCTCGCTGGTGCAGTGAAGGGTGACGACCAGCTTCTCCTTCCCATCGTTGATGACCGATGGGGCAACAGTAATGGCCTCCAGACCTTCATCGTCAACGTTGAAGAGCCCGAAGACGTGGAGCTGCTCAGCAGCCGGGAGCTGAAGCAGTGGCACGAGTCCTTCCTGCCAAACGCCACCCTCGACTCGGGCGAGCCGCGGCTGATCTACTCGTACCGTCACGCCATCAGTGGATTCGCCGCCAAGCTGACGCCGGAAGAAGTGCGGGCCATGGAAGCGATGGAGGGGTTCGTGTACGCGCGGCCGGACAGGACGATGCGGATCGAGACCACATACACGCCTCGGTTCCTGGGGATCAGCAAACCGGGAGGGGCATGGGACAGTGGCAACATGGGCGAAGGGGTTATAATTGGGGTGATCGACACCGGGATCGCCGCGGATCACTATTCATTCAGTGACGACGGGATGCCTCCTCCCCCGGCAAAGTTTAAGGGTTCATGCGGACCTTTTAGCAAGGTCACCTGCAACAATAAGATTATTGGGGCAAGAGGATTTAATTATGGACCAGACACGGCCGTCGATGACGACGGTCATGGCACACATGTGGCTAGCATTGCGGCTGGGAACTTTTACAATCGTGCCGAGGTCCTTGGCATGGCGGCAGGAACGGCCTCCGGCATGGCACCCAGAGCTCATCTGTCCATCTACAAGGTGTGCTACAGCGACGGGTGCTGGAAAAGTAACATACTGTCCGGCATAGACCAAGCAATCAAAGACGAAGTCGACATAATACAGATGTCCATCGGTGGAAACAGTACTCCACGATTCAATGATGACGGGGTTGTGCATGGCTCGCTTTCCGCATTGCGCCGCGGTATCTCCGCCGTCGCCAGCGCCGGCAACCAAGGCCCCAATCATCTTACGCTGTCCCATGATGCGCCGTGGGTCTTGACCGTGGGCGCGAGCTCCACCGACCGAAGAATAAGAGCCACCGTGAAGCTGGGCAATGGGATGGAGCTGGACGGCGAGTCGGCCTACCAACCGACATCATTCGACTCCTCAGTCATGTTGCCAATCGTCTACGGGTTGTTCTGCAATGACTCATCACAATTGAATCATATCTCTGGCAAGATAGTGTTGTGTGAGCCCGGTGATATTGCAAACATCGAGAAGGGGAAGCTGATCCTCCGGGCTCGAGGCGCCGCCATGATCCTCATGAACCCACCGTCGAGAGGTAACACGACCGGATCCGAGGCTCACGTCCTTCCAGCCTCCAGCTTGAGCTACAACGACAGCATGAAGGTCGTAAGCTATTATAGCACAGCAGGGGCATCAGTTGCGGCAACGATCGTCTTCAAAGGTACGGTCTTTAACAGCCGGCCGTCTCCGGCAGTGGCATCCTTTTCCTCCAGGGGACCCGGAACCAGGAACGGCGGCATTCTCAAGCCCGACGTCGTCGCACCCGGCGTGAACATCTTAGCCGCATGGCCATTTGAGGTCGGACCGGGAGCCGCAACTCGGTCAAAATCGGCGTTTAATTTCCTGAGCGGCACCTCCATGGCAGCACCTCACGTCAGTGGGATAACGGCGCTGATAAGGAAGCAGCATCCCCACTGGTCGCCCTCCGCGATCCAGTCGGCGATCATCACCTCCGCCGACGACCGAGACCTCGACGGCAATTACCTGATGGACCAGCAGTCTGGTGGAACCGCCGACGTCGTCGCGGTGGGTGCAGGGCAGCTGAACGGACCTAGAGCTCTAGATCCGGGTTTAGTCTACGAAATCGACATGGGAATCTACCCCGCCTACCTTTGCAGCCTAGGCTACACCGAGACGGAAGTGAGGATTCTTTGGGGGAAGAACGTCTACTGCCGAAACCAGCAACACGTCGATGCGTCACAGCTGAACTATCCTTCGATCACCATTGATTACAGGAAAACCAAGTACGTGATCTCCGTGAAGCGTACAGTGAAGAACGTCGCGGCCGGAGGGGTTGAGCATTACCATGCCCGTATGACTATCCCGCCGGGGGTGACAATGGCTCTCTCCACCAATGCACTTCGCTTCTCTCGACCTGATGAACAACAAAGCTACCATGTCACCTTTGACATCGACCCCGCAGCTTCACCAACTTTCCCATATTCTCGAGGTAAACTCGAGTGGGTTTCGGCTAAGCATCTCGTGACCACCCCTATCGCGGTGTACTGGCGATGA